Sequence from the Phragmites australis chromosome 6, lpPhrAust1.1, whole genome shotgun sequence genome:
gatcaagggggagaatgttagactgatctctcactaattaagcccaacggcttaattagaaccttgacccgcgccctgatcgggggcgtccAGCCTATTatggctggtgggcccccgtcgccagcgctataaaaagaggtgggggccggggcgctcggtacgaggttcaccgcgccgctagtcaccccaccgacacctaaaccctaaccgatctagaggaggggggcgctgtgccgacgggaagcttcacctggccctctgcgtcacgccctggactacgtgcgcctacgtcaccatcgtcggacgccggcgagcccttctgccccgaccgtcgctgccctagcgcagagctccaccgacgaagcagagatggcgggttctagcaaccttactccaaccactggagtctcaggtatgaacccatccatctcccctctctctcccttctactctcggtagtgcggtcatcagattgttgaagatgaacatcACATGTTCTAACAAAGGTATCATGTGCTTATTCTATGTACTTGTTTCTAAACATCTTGCAGACATGTAATTTGGAATTCGCTATTGTCACGCGTAGAAAATGGATACCTGTATGTTAGAATTTCTAACAAGTGATCACTCGAATGTGTTATCCGGTTCGATTGGAGCACACAGATTTCGCTTAAAGTGACGCCTTCATTCAACAGCTTATTCTGTGATTCAGGCTTGTACCACCTTACTATTACATATGCTCTAATACATAATGTAATTAGATTCTCCTCTAAGAACGTAATCTAATTACGTTTTCAATTGTCAGAAGATATGATTTCTGTAATACTTTTCTATTATAATATGATGGAAAAAACAATAGTAAAATAATTCAAGGTATTGCACACGCACAGGTATTAAGGTAATCTATTTTGTTCATCCAGATAGCACAGTTTATCTACCATGACATCACTATTAGGTTAAAAAAGTCAAAGCCACATCGGCTTTGTTAGCATCACAAAGACCAACCAGCTTGTGAGGCAAAAGGGCAACAAAAACTGACGACTTGAAGTTGACAGCCTCATCATGATTTCCCTTTAAGTAAGAGAGCTCCACTATTAACGAACTGACTAGTTCCACGTGTCCTGTCCTTTGGTATCTTAAGGTCTATTTAGTAAAGTTTTCAGAGCAGTTTTTCAGTTAAAATTAGAAAGAGTTCTGCCAAACAACAGCTTTTATCTTTTAGCTTTCTGAGTAGAATCCGTGAAAATGATtatctgaaataaactaaaaactgagGGAGCTAAAAAAATAACTTCACCAGATTCACTTCGCACATAAAATCAGTTCATCGCTatagtttattttagagaatcaatTTTAGCTATAGAATCAATTTCTCAGATAATCACTCTACACAAATTTTTTAAGGAGATCTTTACCTAGTAGACTCTTAATAATTTCCATTCCGCTCTCACTATGCCTGTTCAAATGTCGATCAAACTTTAAAAAGCGCAATAAAAAACCGGTAGGTCTAAACCTGGCCTGAGCCCGATATGAGGCTGCCACTACGGGTGTGTTTTAAAGCCCGAGCTCCCacggaggagagagaagaaacaAACGAAAAGTTATTCCTTTTTCCcccgaaaaagaaaaggcaaagtGCAAGTCCCCATAAATAAACGTAAGTCCACAGGCAGAGAGGGGGGAAAGTTTCTTATAGAAAAAAGTTAGACGGGCGGTCTTATAGAAAAACCCCTGCAAATTCCTCGTATCCACGAGCACCATCTCGGAGAGGAGAGAGGTGGGCACCAGGGAGCCCAAGAGCTCACGACTCCCGAGGCGATCGAGGGAGCGCCGCGTTCCTGCTTCCCTTCCGTAATTCGTCCTCGGTACCAACTAATATCGTGCTTCCGGTTCGATTCTGGGCTGTTCAGTGCTAATTACTCACTAGTTCTTGGTTAATTTCTGGGATGATTTTGGTTACAGCATCTCTTGCTTGGTCCTGTAGATCGCTGCACAAAATCTTCTCCCCGTAGTGGCGATTGATTCGAACATGATCGTATTCAGCTTTTCTTTTGGGTTTCGGGTAGATATTTCGTCCAATTCTGGAGTGGTTTTGGCACTAGTAAAATTAGTCAGAGGGGCTGCTGAGTGCTGCTGACTTTGGAAGGTTTCTTGGATTGTTACCGAGTCTGTTGGGAAGTTTGATTCTTTGGTTGTTTTAATGGTCTTAAGATATCTCCAATCAGGAAACTGTGAAGTCCCAAAGGGATAGAAATCACGTAAGTAATGATGCCAGCCGTCACAGCATAATCAATTTAAGGATTGCAGTGTTTTATGTCAACTTAATGTAAATAAATCTGGGTTTTGTACAATTACTGGTTAATTCTTGTTTGTAggaattttgctaaaatttcaTCGGAGGTTCAGATCCTATGCGATCGCGAAAAGTTCCTCTGTATCACGGGACCTAATGGCGTCCCCACCGTTTATTGCCGTTCCTACTTCTGAATTATAGCTCAACTGGACCGCAGTTTAACGGGGAAAACCTGAATCCTGATACCCATTACAGTTAGCTTTCAAGAATATCTTAGCGACTACCTCTTAGATATTGCTGTATATTAAGCTTTCTGCACACTAAGTTTGGTTGTGTGTTAGTACCTTCTGTATCATCCTGCATACATGTGCATCATTTTCTATTTACCGCATGATTTCCTATCCTTCTTGCATAAACATAGGGCTGCTTCTTTGTAGGGCTATGGACGACAGAACTTTGGTTTTTTAACGACAGCTAGAGGATAGTTTGGAGTAAGCTTTTCATTCAGGATATAATGGGTGGTTGCTGCTGTTGTTCATCAAGGACATCGGAATCAGATACAGCACCAGTTCATGTTTATGTATGTAGGACCTTCTTTGAGTTCAGAGTGTTCTCTTTATGTATGCCATAATGCATTACCGAACAACACAAACTTACTGTTGGGGTGGCATCTACCATCTGTCATACTTTTCATGTCAAAAGACCCAGCTCAATTCTCAGCAAGTATTCTCGTCGCCCTTGTAATTAACTGCAATGATAATCTGGTTGCTACCATGCTCGCACGTATTTTTATTCTAGTTGCTGTATGCAATGTATTATGCTCATTAAATGTTCTGACGTGTGTGCAAGCCCCAGATTTTACTTGTGTCTCACTTGTACATTCTAACAATATCATGATGCTAGAAGTTTAACAGCTATACTGCAGTTTTTTGTGCAAGAGGAGGAATTGTTTTACTTTTAATGTGAATCTCCCAACTGTCGTTTTTAGTCCTTGATGATTTGGCTATAcaaactctaaaaaaattaacatgTTTTTTAGTGTAGCTTATGTGATGGtcatatttttcttaaaaaaaagatcaTTGCTGAATCATAAGCTGACTCAGCGTTAGCTTCGTGTTTGCATCTAGTCTTTCCTGTTGTTAAATTAACTTTCTCTTGCATTATTCAGCATCAACAAAATCTAGAGGAGCGCGAACCATTGTCTTCAGCCTTTGATGGATCATCTCCAGCTTCTGCTATAGTTGCAGTTGACACAAATCTTGATACATCCACTCCTGACACTTATCAAGCACCACCTGCACCTTTGCCTTACAATGCTGGCTTGACAGTTGCAGAAAATCCTGGTAAATTTTGAGTGACGATAATTAACCTCTCATGTTACAGATGGAAGCTTAGAATTTCAGATTCATGTGCAGATTTGGAGAAGTCAGACATTAAGAGCAAAACTGATGAGCAGCAGTCTCTGAAGGTGGATGAGTTTGAGTCATGCAAAAAAGGTGCCCCTGAGGATAACCCTGATGAGGAGGATGTTTGTCCAATCTGTCTTGAAGGTTTTGTTTCTCTTGATCATGGGACCGTCGACTCTTTATATTGACAGGATTAGGACTGAAATATTGCTACTTGTTAAATACTATCTTTACTTGCTTGACTGTGGACTTGTGGAACTTGATGCACATGTTTTCGCTACCTTTACACTAGGCCTGCTATTTTCTTGTTATCAGGCTAAGAGTTTTTTGGATGTTGGTGCTCCTTTCAGTTGAAACATAACTATTCTTAATTCTCATCTGCATATATGCATTCAGTTGGATGAGGCATGAAGCAAAACTGCATTTCTGAGATAACTGCTGGTGCCGTGATTTTTCGCCCGAATTAGGTGTTATATGTATGAATTCTTTATTCATGTGTATGAATTTTCTGCATATATGATGGGCCTGAGTATTTCACTAGTTGGTAGATGCATACATAATGGAACCCATGCAAATGACCTTTTACCTGTTGAAGCATCTTTGTGCATTTTGTTGACTGTTGTACATTGTTAGCTATAATTGCTGAGGTGAATGGTACtcgactatttttttttattgatgcaTCAATTGATAATATAAATCTAAGTTTGCTGAACTAGGAGATTCCTGTGATAAACTTTATTTGTCCTTCCACCAGAATATGATGACGAGAATCCCTGTTCTATAACCAAATGTGAGCATCACTTCCATCTCTGTTGCATACTTCAATGGATGGAGAGAAGTGACACATGCCCAGTATGTGACCAGGTTAGCACACCAAAGACAATTTATTTCAGTCAAAATACATTGCTAATGCAGCACATGGAAGTTATTCTGTTGTCATttcctgtatatatatatatttttgttttttatccATGATGGTCTGCTGTTGATGACTGTGCTGTTGATCTAAGGCCCCCCTCTATTCTATTTGCAAATATCAGATTTTCTGTATTAAGGCAAGTATGGTGTCGTTTTGTTTTCTGAAAGCTTCGTATACTATCTTGCAGATAACTCTGATAGATGAGATGTACGAATAGCATTGTTGATTGTGGACGGTGGTGGATCATTTCTTGGTGCCCGTGTCTGTTGAGTTGGCTTGATGCTCGGCTTTTTTTGGTGGGGAAGTACAACCAGCAACTTACTCTGCACTTTAAACTAGTCTGGTCTGGTGGAAATGgattgaattttggaaaaatattTATAGAAGGAAATTACATAGAATGTGTTAAAATCATCTCTGTCCTGTATGTTTTGTGGCGAGCCTTGGCTGTTTATGGCAGCTGGAGGATTACAGAAGTCCTTGATCGcagtatgtgtatgtgtatccGCTGCTGGTTATTTAGTTCAAAGTTAAAACCCTGAAGTTTGCTCcctatttttcttttggttcttctgaATTTGTGGTGTATGTTGGGTTTTTTTTAATCCAGTTAGCTCCGTGTAGATCATCACATATTTGGTAGGTGATAGGGTAAGACTGATTCTAGTTTAAGGTTCGTTTGTACAATCCAAAAAGGTGACAGGGAAAAACTGATTCTAGTATATGGTTCATTTGAGAAATCTGTGCGAGCTTCTCCTGTTATCCTTCGTCCATTCTGATTAGTCTGGAAAATTCAATTCTTCTCCTGTTCTTGGTTTCTTTTTGCTAATGTCTCCAAAGTGACACATGGCAGATAGTCTCATTTTGTCCCGGTTTCGCTGTTTTAAAGCGTGTTTTCTGTTCACGCTACACGCTTCTTGTTGAAACATGCGGCGCCGGGTGGGCATAGGTTGATCCGCTGGAGATGTATCGATTTTAGGCCTTTAGCTAATGTAGCATTCGTTGACTAGATGACAAGTGGAACTATCTATCTGGATGTGGTTGAGAAATACTATAAATCTATCGATGTTATTGTTGCGTGTATGCACTTTTGTTTGAATAGGTCAGGCTACGAATACGACTGTTCTCTGTTATAAAATCACAAGAATACAATATACAGCAGCTGCTGCAATATGATCTGCAGGCGGTTGAGAATTAAGAAGAAGATTACGGGGCTGTTTGGTTTGTGTCACTAGCGTGCCAAGTCAAAACTTTGGTCACGACCAAAATCAGGGCATGGTCAAAATTTTAGTGAAGTAGAGTTATTTGGATTGCAACAAGTCAAAAGATCTAAAATGTTGCCAAGTCTAACTAGTGACTATGACACGTAGGTCTCATATGATGCTAAAAATTTTATCACTAGAACATAGCTAATATCAGTCTTGTTTTGTTGATTAAATTGCAAGGAATACAATAATTCAAACGGGCTACAAATTAAAATCACAGTTTGAGAGAGATATTCATTTGAAGACTATGCTTCAACCATTAATGTGTTTTAGCGTGTGCTATGCTCTGCTGCAACTGTCCTTGCATGGGATTTGGCTGCCCATGGGCAGCTGGGGCGAGCAAATCCAGCGTCCAAAtctggagtttttttatttttatattttttaacataaaaatttatttaaatatatctcGAATAAAAAGATTTACGAAAATAGATGTCTACCGCCCTCTCATAGGACCATTAGATCCTTACCGTCCACTGAGGACAGTAAGCAGCCCAAAACTTTTAccgtcatctcatgggcgggcAGGCCTTACAGCAGCGGTAGCCCCTGTGCATGAACTAATCCGCGGTGAACATTAATCCTAAGTTAAATTTCTTCTCCTATTTTTATGTTCAAAAaaatgatgttttgttgctccaaaaattctaaattttttgcacgtgttccataattcatgtgcaatccattttaattgaattcacccaaaaatcctgtgtataatttaaactaaaattctccaaaaaagactacttttataaattctagcaattgttagtacctcaaataaatttctaaaaatctggtgaaattcattaatattcttcttatgtgatgtgataatttctaaaattattttcaaccctagattatgtggtaaaaaagtgggttcctttgtaatgccctatttatatgtaattttataatttcatgtgatattcttcttttaacttaatttgaattcaaacatatataaacctagtgctaaaaataattttagaaagtatcacatcatataagaaaaatattagtgaatttttttagatttttgggaatttatttgaggccctaacaatggctataagttataaaagtagtcttttttgagaattttagtttaaattttacatagtaTTTTTAcgtaaatctaattaaaatgagttgcacatggattatggaacacgtacaattttttttagaattttagagcaacagaacatcactattcTAAACAGAAATTGAACTTTAAAGTACTGTTCACTGTAGATTACTGTTTATACACTACCGCCCCTTCGGGTCCACCCGCCCTCGTGAAAGGGGCGTTAAGAGTTTGTGGCTGCGGGGGATGGCAAGGGCTTAACCGCTCCATGAGAGGACGGTAGGCACCTATTTTCGTAAATCTTTTCATCCGtgatatatttaaataattttttatgttagaaaatatataaaaaaaaactctccaaaTCTTGCCAGCAGTAGGAACCGGCCTGCTGGGCGTGCTA
This genomic interval carries:
- the LOC133920892 gene encoding probable E3 ubiquitin-protein ligase RHB1A isoform X1; the protein is MGGCCCCSSRTSESDTAPVHVYHQQNLEEREPLSSAFDGSSPASAIVAVDTNLDTSTPDTYQAPPAPLPYNAGLTVAENPDLEKSDIKSKTDEQQSLKVDEFESCKKGAPEDNPDEEDVCPICLEEYDDENPCSITKCEHHFHLCCILQWMERSDTCPVCDQITLIDEMYE
- the LOC133920892 gene encoding probable E3 ubiquitin-protein ligase RHB1A isoform X2; protein product: MGGCCCCSSRTSESDTAPVHVYHQQNLEEREPLSSAFDGSSPASAIVAVDTNLDTSTPDTYQAPPAPLPYNAGLTVAENPDLEKSDIKSKTDEQQSLKVDEFESCKKGAPEDNPDEEDVCPICLEGDSCDKLYLSFHQNMMTRIPVL